One Paraglaciecola mesophila genomic region harbors:
- a CDS encoding valine--tRNA ligase encodes MDKTFSPQNIEQQCYQAWENNGYFKASGEGQPYCILLPPPNVTGSLHMGHGFQQTIMDTLTRYHRMKGDNTLWQCGTDHAGIATQMVVERQLNAQGKTRHDLGRDAFVDKIWDWKKESGGNITQQMRRLGTSPDWDREVFTMDDDLSEAVNEVFVRLHEEGLIYRGKRLVNWDPVLHTAVSDLEVLSEEENGFMWHMRYPLADGTGELIVATTRPETMLGDTAVAVHPDDERYQGLIGKQIKLPITGRLIPIIADDYVEQDFGTGCVKITPAHDFNDYDMGKRHNLEMINILTDDAKINDEAPEQYRGLDRFDARKQIVADLDAAGILVKIEDHKLKVPRGDRSGSVIEPYLTDQWYVAVEELAKPAIDAVKSGEIKFVPENWDKTYYQWMNNIQDWCISRQLWWGHRIPAWYDENGNIYVGRTEAEVREKNGLDASVTLRQDEDVLDTWFSSALWPFATMGWPKKTPELDTFVPSAVLVTGFDIIFFWVARMIMMTKKFTGQIPFKEIYITGLIRDEQGDKMSKSKGNVIDPIDLIDGISIDDLVAKRTSGMMQPKLAAKIEKNTRKSYPEGFAAYGTDALRFTFAAMASTSRDISFDVKRVEGYRNFCNKLWNASRFVLMNTEDQDTGANGGDMELSLADKWILARFQQTLKDFEDALSGYRFDIAANLVYEFTWNQFCDWYLELSKPVLNSEVSTEAQKRGTRHTLVNVLESILRLAHPIMPFITEEIWQRVAPLCGIQADSIMTQPFPVQSEALRDEDTLAEMEWIKSVIVGIRNIRGEMDISPNKPLNVLLRNASAQDWQRLQSSREFLGALAKLESVELLQPEEEAPASATALVGEMEILIPMAGLIDKDAELARINRALAKIEADFGRTQGKLNNEKFVSNAPPAVIDKEKAKLEDFTMQMKKLKEQKETIENL; translated from the coding sequence ATGGATAAAACATTTAGCCCACAAAATATTGAACAGCAATGCTACCAAGCGTGGGAAAATAATGGCTATTTCAAAGCCAGTGGTGAAGGCCAACCTTACTGCATTTTATTACCGCCTCCTAACGTCACTGGCAGCTTGCACATGGGGCATGGTTTTCAACAAACCATTATGGATACCCTAACGCGTTATCACCGAATGAAAGGTGACAACACTTTGTGGCAATGTGGAACTGACCACGCGGGTATCGCCACACAAATGGTGGTTGAGCGTCAACTAAACGCGCAAGGTAAAACCCGTCACGACTTAGGCCGAGATGCGTTTGTCGATAAAATCTGGGACTGGAAAAAAGAGTCAGGTGGAAATATTACCCAGCAAATGCGTCGCTTAGGCACCTCTCCTGATTGGGACCGTGAAGTGTTCACTATGGACGATGACCTATCTGAAGCGGTGAATGAAGTCTTTGTGCGCTTGCACGAAGAAGGGCTAATTTACCGTGGTAAGCGTCTCGTCAACTGGGATCCAGTATTGCACACTGCGGTATCCGATTTAGAAGTACTCAGCGAAGAAGAAAACGGCTTTATGTGGCATATGCGCTACCCTCTTGCTGATGGCACAGGCGAGTTGATAGTTGCCACTACACGTCCAGAGACCATGCTGGGTGATACCGCCGTTGCTGTACACCCTGATGACGAGCGTTACCAAGGGCTTATTGGTAAGCAAATCAAACTACCGATTACCGGCCGCCTTATTCCGATCATCGCAGATGACTACGTTGAGCAAGACTTTGGCACCGGTTGCGTAAAAATTACTCCAGCCCATGATTTCAACGATTACGACATGGGTAAACGTCACAACCTAGAGATGATTAATATTCTCACCGATGACGCCAAAATTAATGACGAAGCACCTGAGCAATACCGCGGCCTTGACCGCTTCGACGCGCGCAAGCAAATCGTCGCGGATCTAGACGCTGCCGGCATCTTGGTTAAAATTGAAGATCATAAACTAAAAGTGCCCCGTGGCGATCGTTCTGGCTCAGTTATCGAACCTTACTTAACAGACCAATGGTACGTAGCAGTTGAAGAACTCGCCAAACCTGCGATCGATGCGGTGAAAAGTGGCGAAATTAAATTCGTACCAGAGAACTGGGACAAAACCTATTACCAGTGGATGAACAACATCCAAGATTGGTGCATTTCACGTCAACTTTGGTGGGGCCATCGCATTCCTGCTTGGTATGACGAAAATGGCAATATCTACGTTGGGCGCACCGAAGCCGAAGTACGTGAAAAGAACGGCCTCGATGCCAGCGTGACATTACGTCAAGACGAAGACGTACTAGATACATGGTTCTCTTCTGCCCTTTGGCCGTTTGCGACTATGGGCTGGCCAAAGAAAACGCCTGAGCTAGACACTTTCGTACCTAGCGCCGTATTGGTCACCGGTTTTGACATTATTTTCTTCTGGGTAGCCAGAATGATCATGATGACCAAGAAATTCACTGGGCAAATTCCGTTCAAAGAGATTTACATCACCGGCCTTATCCGCGATGAGCAAGGCGATAAAATGTCTAAATCGAAAGGCAATGTTATCGACCCTATCGATTTGATTGACGGCATCAGCATTGATGACTTAGTCGCCAAGCGTACCTCAGGCATGATGCAGCCTAAACTGGCGGCCAAAATTGAAAAGAACACGCGTAAAAGCTACCCAGAAGGCTTCGCAGCCTACGGTACTGATGCGCTGCGCTTTACCTTTGCGGCAATGGCGTCCACCAGCCGCGACATCAGCTTTGATGTTAAACGCGTTGAAGGCTACCGCAACTTCTGTAATAAGCTGTGGAATGCATCACGCTTTGTATTGATGAACACCGAAGATCAAGACACAGGTGCTAATGGCGGCGACATGGAGCTTAGCCTAGCAGACAAGTGGATATTGGCACGTTTCCAACAAACCCTAAAAGACTTTGAAGACGCCTTGAGCGGTTATCGTTTCGATATCGCTGCGAACTTAGTATACGAGTTCACTTGGAATCAATTCTGTGACTGGTACTTAGAGCTTTCAAAGCCAGTGCTAAATTCAGAAGTAAGCACTGAGGCGCAAAAACGTGGCACCCGTCATACCTTGGTTAACGTACTGGAAAGTATTCTGCGCCTAGCCCATCCGATCATGCCGTTTATCACAGAAGAAATTTGGCAGCGCGTAGCGCCGTTATGTGGTATTCAAGCCGATAGCATCATGACTCAGCCATTCCCTGTACAAAGCGAAGCTTTGCGTGACGAAGACACCCTAGCTGAAATGGAATGGATCAAAAGCGTGATCGTAGGCATTCGTAATATTCGCGGCGAAATGGATATCTCTCCGAATAAGCCGTTAAATGTTCTGCTACGTAATGCCAGTGCCCAAGATTGGCAACGCTTGCAAAGCAGCCGCGAGTTTTTAGGAGCGTTAGCTAAACTTGAAAGCGTTGAATTGTTGCAGCCAGAAGAAGAAGCGCCAGCCAGTGCCACAGCACTCGTGGGCGAAATGGAAATTCTTATTCCGATGGCTGGTTTGATCGATAAAGACGCAGAGCTAGCCCGTATCAACCGAGCGCTTGCAAAAATTGAAGCCGACTTTGGCCGCACGCAGGGTAAATTAAATAACGAAAAATTCGTTAGCAATGCGCCCCCAGCGGTTATTGATAAAGAGAAAGCCAAGCTTGAAGACTTCACCATGCAAATGAAGAAGTTAAAAGAGCAAAAAGAGACGATCGAAAATCTATAG
- a CDS encoding DNA polymerase III subunit chi, with the protein MSKVTFYLLEQEAETTSQQPAHLALACQLAAQCFSNKQRCVVMCQSQAQAEQFDELLWQLPNDRFVPHNLTGEGPQAGTPVEICWQRPSQFNKPVLINLADNMPDFHGKFSRIFDFVPAAETLKQQARERYKHYRAAGHQLDTLPSKELLNSLAGH; encoded by the coding sequence ATGTCTAAGGTCACGTTTTACCTGCTCGAACAAGAAGCAGAAACAACAAGTCAACAGCCAGCGCACCTTGCGCTGGCTTGTCAATTGGCGGCCCAGTGTTTTAGCAATAAACAACGCTGCGTGGTGATGTGTCAAAGTCAGGCACAAGCTGAGCAATTCGATGAATTACTGTGGCAACTACCGAACGACCGTTTCGTTCCTCATAACTTAACTGGCGAAGGGCCCCAAGCAGGCACGCCAGTAGAAATATGCTGGCAACGCCCAAGCCAGTTCAACAAACCCGTACTGATCAACCTCGCCGACAACATGCCGGACTTTCATGGCAAATTTAGTCGCATATTTGATTTTGTACCTGCCGCTGAAACCCTTAAGCAGCAAGCCCGCGAGCGCTATAAGCATTACCGCGCCGCTGGCCATCAATTAGATACGTTACCCAGCAAAGAGTTACTCAACTCACTCGCGGGTCATTAG
- the lptF gene encoding LPS export ABC transporter permease LptF translates to MLIFRYLVKETVKSQTAVFLVLMAIFITNKFVRVLSEASNGDIPASLVLGFLALSMPVLASLILPLSLFLGIMLAHGRLYVDSEMTVMRACGISEWYVTRVMLVLAVIMALITGAMTLWIAPMSVEREYQLEEQAGADTGLTTLIPGRFQQTANEKAVIFVHEIGNDSEPLKRVFMAQHDTTTDSQNVHLVYAKQGGLRELPDGSETLVLGDGIQYEGTLGEKDYRVVEFGEYQIQIAEQEAEQKRRKLSAYTTMQLFDDPSIDAIAELQWRFAIPLSLFFLVIIAVPLSAADPRQGRFGKMFPALMLYLGYFLLLLAGRKVLEDGKIPPMLGLWWVHAVIGVIGLALIFKGRPVGVRIRARLRGSKA, encoded by the coding sequence GTGCTGATATTTCGTTATTTAGTTAAAGAAACCGTCAAATCCCAAACTGCCGTTTTTCTGGTTTTGATGGCCATTTTTATTACCAATAAATTTGTCAGGGTGCTCTCTGAAGCATCCAACGGAGACATTCCTGCTAGTTTGGTCCTGGGCTTTTTAGCCTTGAGTATGCCGGTATTGGCGTCTCTTATTTTACCTTTGAGTTTGTTTTTGGGGATCATGCTTGCCCATGGCCGCTTGTACGTAGACAGCGAAATGACTGTGATGCGCGCCTGTGGCATCAGTGAATGGTATGTGACGCGCGTTATGCTTGTGCTTGCTGTGATCATGGCATTGATTACAGGTGCCATGACGTTATGGATTGCGCCTATGTCGGTAGAGCGAGAATACCAGCTAGAAGAGCAAGCGGGTGCAGACACCGGGTTAACCACATTAATTCCGGGCCGATTCCAGCAAACTGCTAATGAAAAAGCGGTTATTTTCGTGCATGAAATTGGCAATGACAGTGAACCGCTCAAACGGGTATTTATGGCCCAGCATGACACCACGACTGACAGTCAAAATGTACACTTGGTTTACGCCAAACAAGGTGGGCTTAGGGAGCTGCCAGATGGTTCTGAAACCTTGGTACTGGGAGATGGTATCCAGTACGAAGGTACGCTAGGTGAAAAGGACTATCGTGTGGTTGAGTTTGGTGAATACCAAATTCAAATTGCTGAACAGGAAGCTGAGCAAAAACGTCGTAAATTGTCAGCCTATACCACCATGCAATTATTTGATGATCCTTCCATTGATGCCATCGCTGAACTGCAGTGGCGGTTTGCTATTCCATTATCCTTGTTTTTCTTGGTTATTATCGCTGTGCCACTCAGTGCCGCTGACCCAAGGCAAGGGCGCTTTGGTAAAATGTTCCCTGCGCTCATGCTGTACCTAGGGTATTTCCTGTTACTGCTCGCGGGGCGTAAAGTGCTTGAAGATGGTAAAATTCCGCCAATGCTCGGGCTGTGGTGGGTACATGCT
- the pepA gene encoding leucyl aminopeptidase codes for MEFSVKSGSPEKQRSACIVVGVFEPRRLTSVAEQLDEISGGYLSNLLRRGDLEGKPGQMLLLHHVPNVLSERVLLVGCGKERELDERQYKQIISKTIKTLNETGSMEAVCFLSELHVKGRDTYWRVRQAVEATQDSLYTFLQLKTKKGEPRRPLRKMVFNVPTRRELTIGERAVEHGLAVSLGSKTTRDVANMPPNICNPKYLFEQAKALEAEYENLHVDSVNEKQMDALGMHSYLAVGRGSVNESIMTIMEHKGGPADQAPIVLVGKGLTFDSGGISIKPGEAMDEMKYDMGGAAGVLGAMHTISALNLPINVVGILAGCENMPDANAYRPGDILTTMSGQTVEVLNTDAEGRLVLCDALTYVERFDPELVIDVATLTGACVIALGHHATGVFSNHNPLAHELINASEQSGDKAWRMPLWDEYQDQLESPFADMTNLGGRPAGSITAACFLSRFTRKYNWAHMDIAGTAWVGGKEKGSTGRPVPMLSQFLMNRAGIESED; via the coding sequence GTGGAATTTAGTGTAAAAAGTGGAAGCCCAGAAAAACAACGTAGTGCCTGTATCGTAGTCGGTGTATTTGAACCTCGCCGCTTAACCTCAGTGGCAGAACAATTAGACGAAATCAGTGGTGGCTACCTTAGCAACCTTTTACGCCGTGGTGATCTAGAAGGTAAACCGGGCCAAATGTTGCTGTTGCACCATGTACCTAACGTACTGAGCGAACGCGTATTGTTGGTTGGTTGTGGTAAAGAGCGCGAGCTAGATGAACGCCAGTACAAGCAAATTATCTCTAAAACCATTAAAACCTTAAATGAAACAGGTTCAATGGAAGCGGTTTGTTTCTTATCAGAGCTGCATGTTAAAGGCCGTGATACCTACTGGCGTGTACGCCAAGCGGTAGAAGCTACCCAAGACTCTTTGTATACCTTCTTGCAGTTAAAAACCAAGAAAGGTGAGCCTCGCAGGCCACTGCGTAAAATGGTATTCAATGTGCCAACACGCCGCGAGTTAACGATTGGTGAGCGCGCAGTGGAGCACGGCTTAGCCGTATCATTAGGCAGCAAAACCACCCGTGACGTAGCTAACATGCCGCCTAACATTTGTAATCCTAAATACCTATTCGAGCAAGCCAAAGCCCTTGAAGCCGAGTATGAAAATTTGCATGTTGATTCAGTCAACGAAAAGCAAATGGATGCCCTAGGCATGCATTCATACTTGGCAGTCGGCCGAGGCTCGGTAAACGAGTCGATTATGACCATCATGGAACACAAAGGTGGCCCTGCTGATCAAGCGCCTATCGTACTCGTCGGTAAAGGCTTAACCTTCGACTCAGGCGGTATTTCCATTAAGCCTGGCGAAGCCATGGATGAAATGAAATACGACATGGGCGGCGCAGCGGGCGTACTGGGTGCCATGCATACCATCAGCGCGCTTAATTTGCCGATTAATGTTGTGGGTATATTAGCTGGTTGTGAAAACATGCCTGATGCTAACGCTTATCGTCCTGGTGACATTTTAACTACCATGTCAGGTCAAACCGTTGAAGTACTAAATACTGATGCCGAAGGCCGTTTGGTATTGTGCGACGCATTAACGTACGTTGAACGCTTTGATCCTGAATTAGTCATCGATGTAGCCACCCTAACAGGCGCCTGTGTTATCGCTCTTGGTCACCACGCAACTGGGGTCTTCAGCAACCATAACCCTCTTGCCCACGAACTGATTAACGCATCAGAGCAAAGTGGTGATAAGGCATGGCGCATGCCATTGTGGGATGAATACCAAGACCAACTGGAAAGCCCATTCGCAGACATGACCAACTTAGGTGGCCGCCCAGCGGGCTCAATTACCGCAGCATGTTTCTTATCTCGTTTTACCCGTAAATATAACTGGGCACATATGGACATCGCAGGCACAGCCTGGGTCGGCGGTAAAGAGAAAGGCTCTACTGGTCGTCCTGTTCCTATGCTATCTCAGTTTTTAATGAACCGAGCGGGCATCGAGTCAGAAGATTAG
- a CDS encoding bifunctional metallophosphatase/5'-nucleotidase, which produces MNRTQLLVLLAGVFFTLFARAQMSIPTSSTASSRMQNISIIYASDMPVIGLKKVGGYPELASALQSYRNQKNTSTFFLFGGNSLAPSPLASLDRGTHIIDILNSLEPDVMSVTKREFSYYEDELSLRAYEAAFPIVASNVFDKRSQANVDGLLDNVIVEQRGVKIGIISILDESAISDYLLKQVVILDPQKVISDSAHALREQGAEIVVLMYSYNFPFIDQLLSKNTVDITITTSPEFTNLANEVMPKHPNAVVLSHLNYLAELKLTLDKENGVISNLTWQEKELSGFPSDPILAGQVKGYTSRLNRLLNQPIATVIRDFQTLRTSVRTEENAFANLVADTVRKFANADMALINGGIIRGNQSYVKGQRLTRRDIAQELPFRSKLAVLAITGQQLKQALENGLSTIEQVRGRFPQISGIEVTYAAKNKVGERITSIKIDGENINPTRSYKLATTDYLANGGDGYQVLDECPKIALGYMDPPMVVDVLIDSIRQQETLGPTLSKRLVQSNDRN; this is translated from the coding sequence ATGAACAGAACACAATTACTCGTGTTACTGGCGGGTGTATTTTTCACCTTATTTGCCCGCGCACAAATGTCTATACCTACGTCTAGCACTGCATCGTCTCGTATGCAGAACATATCCATCATTTATGCCTCTGACATGCCCGTCATCGGGCTAAAAAAAGTCGGGGGATATCCTGAACTTGCGAGCGCCCTACAGAGCTATCGAAATCAAAAAAATACCAGCACTTTCTTTTTATTCGGTGGTAACAGCTTAGCACCAAGTCCACTTGCATCTTTAGATCGCGGTACGCATATCATCGACATTCTTAATAGCCTCGAGCCTGATGTGATGTCTGTTACCAAGCGAGAATTTAGTTATTATGAAGATGAACTGTCATTGCGCGCCTATGAAGCAGCTTTTCCTATAGTGGCTAGCAATGTCTTTGATAAACGCAGTCAAGCCAACGTCGATGGGCTATTAGACAATGTGATTGTGGAGCAACGCGGCGTTAAGATAGGCATTATTTCGATTTTAGACGAAAGTGCAATTTCAGATTACTTGCTTAAACAAGTCGTGATCCTCGACCCTCAAAAAGTAATCTCTGACTCCGCCCATGCATTACGAGAACAAGGCGCAGAGATTGTCGTGCTTATGTACTCCTATAACTTTCCTTTTATTGACCAGTTGTTGTCGAAAAATACGGTTGACATCACAATTACGACCAGCCCGGAATTTACCAACTTAGCCAATGAAGTGATGCCTAAGCACCCTAACGCTGTGGTACTCAGCCATCTTAATTACTTAGCTGAACTCAAGCTGACGTTAGACAAAGAAAACGGTGTTATTTCCAATCTAACATGGCAAGAAAAAGAATTATCTGGCTTTCCCAGTGATCCAATTTTGGCGGGGCAGGTCAAAGGTTATACCTCTCGATTAAATCGATTGTTAAACCAGCCCATAGCCACCGTGATAAGAGACTTTCAAACCCTAAGAACCAGTGTTAGAACAGAAGAAAATGCATTTGCCAATTTAGTCGCGGATACCGTACGAAAATTTGCGAATGCCGATATGGCCCTTATCAATGGTGGCATTATTCGTGGAAACCAAAGTTATGTAAAAGGCCAACGACTCACCCGAAGAGATATCGCCCAAGAACTTCCCTTTCGCAGTAAATTGGCCGTGCTGGCCATCACAGGTCAACAACTCAAACAAGCCCTTGAAAATGGCTTGAGTACCATTGAGCAAGTACGCGGGAGATTCCCGCAAATTTCTGGTATAGAAGTCACTTATGCAGCGAAAAATAAAGTCGGCGAAAGGATCACCTCGATTAAAATTGATGGGGAAAACATCAATCCTACGCGTTCTTATAAGCTCGCCACGACAGATTACCTCGCTAACGGCGGAGATGGTTATCAGGTATTGGACGAATGCCCCAAAATCGCTTTGGGCTACATGGACCCACCAATGGTCGTTGATGTACTCATTGACAGTATTCGTCAACAGGAAACGCTTGGTCCGACCCTAAGCAAGAGGCTGGTGCAATCTAATGACCGAAACTAA
- a CDS encoding DUF4397 domain-containing protein yields the protein MLRFIFRGLLLTMFGVQISACGGSDDNEKSEKYDKPYLQFYNGSADTGAVYVTVDEGNNVGSAVYGDATSVVSLEQNDVELSFSQQDSDGSSEIIGELSANIGTGKKLLVVLSGDTSAANFNAYPIERTELASRFRLFATSVLSTGQDYDLYLAQSGDTFADAHLLSSVSTGALTQFESWQAEDSQSFSQGDYHVYLTLPGEDSPVFESTDITFQYATEYTFIIRSSAGAIKNNIELDLVINSSSVNTYAAIDQAAQFRIYNSLNDKEVSVDIVGAQGNQRALTLAASGLSEFDAIAHGDYQLSGKASDDENFAFSNQLLSLTQGRSKAIVLYENAEQTLDALTFEESNLPQSVEHDVQVVNVTPDYAALDVFFVRQNETIATAKYRAQNLEFEHSARLTVKSGLYEIVIVHNQEDGTQLLLTRSPMFNIDQNENYMVSVETSMSAPSGYEVVLLH from the coding sequence ATGTTACGTTTTATATTTAGGGGCTTATTACTGACTATGTTCGGCGTGCAAATTAGCGCATGTGGCGGTTCGGATGACAATGAAAAGAGCGAAAAATACGACAAGCCCTATTTGCAATTCTACAATGGCTCAGCCGACACAGGTGCGGTCTACGTCACGGTTGATGAGGGGAACAATGTTGGATCTGCCGTGTATGGTGATGCAACGAGTGTCGTCTCTCTTGAACAAAATGATGTTGAACTGTCTTTTAGCCAACAAGATAGCGACGGTAGCAGCGAAATTATTGGGGAACTCTCTGCGAATATTGGCACAGGGAAAAAGTTACTTGTGGTGCTAAGTGGTGATACAAGCGCCGCGAATTTTAATGCCTATCCTATTGAACGCACTGAATTAGCTAGTCGCTTTCGTTTGTTCGCCACTTCTGTGCTCAGTACAGGGCAGGATTATGATTTATATTTAGCTCAAAGTGGCGACACCTTCGCTGATGCGCATTTGCTTTCCAGCGTGTCAACGGGGGCCTTAACCCAATTTGAGTCTTGGCAGGCTGAAGACAGCCAGTCGTTTAGTCAAGGTGATTACCACGTTTACTTGACCTTGCCGGGTGAAGATTCGCCTGTGTTTGAAAGTACTGACATTACATTTCAGTATGCCACTGAATATACTTTTATTATTCGTTCAAGCGCCGGGGCGATTAAAAACAATATAGAACTGGATTTGGTGATCAATTCTTCGTCGGTGAATACCTACGCTGCGATAGATCAAGCCGCACAATTTCGAATTTATAACAGCCTAAATGATAAAGAGGTGTCAGTAGACATTGTAGGTGCACAAGGTAACCAGCGTGCATTAACGTTAGCAGCGAGTGGTTTAAGTGAGTTTGATGCTATCGCCCACGGGGATTATCAACTATCAGGCAAAGCATCTGATGACGAAAACTTCGCATTTTCCAATCAACTGCTCAGTTTAACCCAAGGTCGAAGCAAAGCGATTGTATTGTATGAAAATGCTGAGCAGACGTTAGACGCCCTAACGTTTGAAGAAAGTAACTTACCACAAAGCGTCGAGCATGATGTACAAGTCGTAAACGTGACCCCTGATTACGCCGCGCTTGACGTATTTTTCGTGCGTCAAAATGAAACCATTGCCACCGCGAAGTATCGTGCGCAAAACTTAGAGTTTGAACATTCGGCGCGGTTAACGGTGAAAAGCGGCCTGTATGAAATTGTGATTGTGCATAACCAAGAGGACGGTACCCAATTATTACTCACGCGCAGTCCGATGTTCAATATTGACCAAAATGAGAATTACATGGTGAGCGTTGAGACGTCAATGAGTGCGCCTAGCGGGTATGAAGTGGTGCTATTACATTAA
- a CDS encoding sensor domain-containing diguanylate cyclase: MTETNTPVASNQAKARISLSSVFALSFISVFVIFISVTLLAYSKLVDFRNILDSIANDSLPQVVFSEQVNNHIATLSAISDGLSFASSEPALRIAERNVHQKIDEIRSLAERREGTQYLDFHLSAIESEILELKTLALHRIKMASLLSSQEQALYALNDRVVKLTTDNRLSKQDIQVLQRWRAAIFEAVALASNAVNLTRLQGIRQSSFKVAEIIDGLYSNIHQFPAAQKPKMQAIVAEFNQIALSENGIFPLQINLLRLSGRVTGGGNFVHSLIADYSRLLNFKSYQLSDSLITQTRRTSVRISEQIQNVGMYVLSALLLLLIIVFFIQNRVVRRLVRLNTVVQDRANGFSNSTHISGNDEISDIADTIDYFAATIEQQKISLQQLSLLDGLTGIPNRRALDERLEHELKLATREKWPLSLLMVDVDFFKPFNDNYGHVAGDEALVSIAQIFESVAKRSGDFAARYGGEEFVFILPNTDQVGARNVASTLLSSVRSANLEHKYNPHTDHITISVGIATCLPGEVKDADYLQRLADHALYAAKQNGRDQAVHYADIINTNSNK, translated from the coding sequence ATGACCGAAACTAACACCCCAGTGGCCTCAAACCAAGCGAAAGCACGAATTTCTTTAAGCTCGGTCTTTGCGCTTTCGTTTATCAGCGTGTTTGTCATTTTCATTAGTGTGACGCTTTTAGCCTATTCAAAATTGGTCGATTTTAGGAATATTCTTGATAGCATCGCCAATGACTCATTGCCGCAAGTGGTATTCTCAGAGCAAGTGAACAACCACATTGCTACCTTATCCGCAATAAGTGACGGCTTGAGCTTTGCTTCTTCTGAACCCGCACTGCGTATAGCAGAGCGTAATGTTCATCAAAAAATTGATGAAATTCGAAGCTTAGCAGAACGCCGTGAAGGGACTCAATATTTAGACTTTCACTTAAGTGCGATTGAGAGCGAAATTCTCGAGCTAAAAACCCTCGCCCTGCATCGTATCAAAATGGCGAGTTTACTTTCGTCTCAAGAGCAAGCCTTGTACGCATTGAACGACAGAGTCGTAAAGCTCACCACAGACAACCGCCTATCTAAACAAGATATTCAAGTGTTACAGCGGTGGCGTGCTGCCATTTTTGAAGCCGTCGCATTGGCCAGTAACGCCGTCAACTTGACTCGTTTACAAGGCATTCGCCAATCTTCGTTTAAAGTCGCTGAAATCATCGATGGGCTTTACAGCAATATTCATCAATTTCCAGCGGCTCAAAAGCCGAAGATGCAAGCCATCGTCGCTGAGTTCAATCAAATAGCCCTTAGTGAAAATGGTATTTTCCCGCTACAAATAAACCTTTTACGATTGTCAGGCCGTGTCACGGGTGGCGGCAACTTTGTACATAGCCTCATTGCTGATTACTCTCGCTTACTTAACTTTAAATCGTACCAATTGAGTGATTCACTGATCACGCAAACTCGCCGAACGTCTGTTCGCATCAGCGAACAAATTCAAAATGTGGGTATGTATGTACTTAGCGCCTTGCTGCTGTTACTGATTATCGTATTTTTCATTCAAAATCGTGTAGTACGGCGCCTCGTAAGGCTAAATACAGTCGTTCAAGACAGAGCAAATGGCTTCAGTAATTCAACCCATATATCCGGAAATGATGAAATATCTGATATTGCTGACACCATTGACTATTTTGCCGCTACGATCGAGCAACAGAAAATCTCTTTACAGCAATTATCTTTGCTTGATGGACTTACGGGGATCCCGAACAGGCGAGCGCTTGATGAACGCCTAGAACATGAATTAAAACTGGCGACACGTGAAAAATGGCCGCTGTCACTCTTGATGGTGGATGTTGATTTCTTTAAACCCTTTAATGACAACTATGGTCATGTGGCGGGAGATGAAGCACTGGTGTCAATTGCGCAAATCTTTGAAAGTGTCGCCAAGCGCAGCGGTGATTTTGCCGCTAGATATGGCGGAGAAGAATTTGTATTTATCCTACCAAATACAGATCAAGTCGGCGCGAGAAATGTCGCAAGTACCTTATTAAGCAGTGTGCGTAGCGCCAATTTAGAGCATAAATACAACCCACACACAGATCACATCACCATAAGCGTAGGCATAGCGACCTGCCTACCAGGCGAAGTGAAAGACGCTGACTACCTTCAACGACTTGCGGATCATGCCCTGTATGCTGCGAAGCAAAATGGTCGAGATCAAGCTGTTCACTACGCGGATATTATTAATACCAATTCCAATAAATAA
- a CDS encoding DUF3016 domain-containing protein, translated as MKKLAVVLVSGISLMLSAHAYSQGKVEVTWENTDKYTDVRPSNESRKRFKERTFKQLDEYLVELAETLPEGQTLNMTVTNLDLAGQVWPASFVGIGNGANDVRLIKSIDIPRIAFSFELIGADGTILQQGEQNLKDMSFQDRYNPFFSSENLRYEKNMLRMWFEEQFEQNLAKSS; from the coding sequence ATGAAAAAATTAGCCGTAGTATTGGTGTCCGGCATTTCCTTAATGCTATCAGCGCACGCGTATAGCCAAGGAAAAGTAGAGGTGACATGGGAAAATACAGACAAATATACCGATGTGCGCCCGTCAAATGAATCGCGAAAGCGTTTTAAAGAGCGCACGTTTAAACAGTTAGATGAGTATTTAGTTGAGCTGGCAGAAACCTTACCTGAAGGGCAAACGCTGAATATGACAGTTACTAACCTTGATTTAGCAGGGCAGGTTTGGCCAGCGTCGTTTGTTGGGATCGGAAATGGTGCGAACGATGTGCGTTTAATTAAGAGTATCGATATTCCGCGTATTGCATTTAGTTTTGAATTGATTGGGGCTGACGGTACGATTTTGCAACAAGGCGAGCAAAACTTGAAAGATATGTCGTTTCAAGATCGTTACAACCCGTTTTTCTCTTCCGAAAACCTACGCTATGAAAAAAACATGCTGCGTATGTGGTTTGAAGAACAGTTTGAGCAAAACCTAGCTAAAAGCTCTTAG